One window of Thermacetogenium phaeum DSM 12270 genomic DNA carries:
- a CDS encoding FAD-dependent oxidoreductase encodes MEEAKKGISRRSFLKGVAVGAAGIAAAGALAGCGEETGTKTPPKEGEEPKKLSFEVPPEPIPEKDIKETVTADVVVVGAGLAGLCAALSAAEAGAKTVVVEKRETFTARGMHNAAVGSRVQKKLGIEIDKRQAVRDIVKWCGNRVKEELHWLFVNKSGECMNWLLDMTEAEGITAEMWAAHYKGPDYYEYPVTHIFVGGPNAAKFAHNVDVATVLEKNAKKKGVDFYYKTPAEQLIRPDNGRVGGVIAKNEKGEYIRFEAKKAVILCAGDYSGDKEMLEYYSPMALRADAYVYTPVGVNTGDGHKMGMWIGAAMQQDYPHPAMIHTQAGAWSYCFLHVNKHGYRYENEDKTAQAVCMSKMMQPDNIGWAVYDSKFLDLLPETIKIGGGMFWDQVNRTWGKPFNKEAERAMLERHIKQGLVVTADTIEELAQKMKVPSENLKATVERYNQLAVMKDDVDFGKRSELLFPIDKPPFYAGLMKSALLVVVGGLCVNAKMQVLDKKGNVIPGLYAAGNNAGSFFAQDYPTIFPGHSHGRCITFGRLAGQYAAAERV; translated from the coding sequence ATGGAGGAAGCCAAAAAGGGTATTTCGCGGAGAAGTTTTCTTAAAGGCGTGGCGGTCGGCGCTGCGGGGATAGCTGCGGCCGGAGCCTTGGCCGGGTGCGGAGAGGAGACCGGTACGAAGACACCTCCGAAAGAGGGGGAAGAGCCGAAGAAGCTCAGCTTTGAGGTGCCGCCGGAGCCGATTCCGGAGAAGGACATCAAGGAAACGGTAACGGCGGATGTGGTGGTGGTCGGAGCCGGTTTGGCAGGGTTGTGTGCGGCTCTCTCGGCCGCCGAGGCGGGAGCCAAGACCGTCGTCGTTGAAAAGAGGGAAACTTTTACCGCCAGAGGGATGCATAACGCTGCCGTCGGCAGCAGGGTTCAGAAAAAACTGGGGATTGAGATCGACAAAAGGCAGGCCGTCAGAGATATAGTCAAATGGTGCGGGAACAGGGTCAAAGAAGAGCTCCATTGGTTGTTCGTTAATAAGAGCGGGGAGTGCATGAACTGGCTGCTCGACATGACGGAAGCTGAGGGCATTACCGCCGAAATGTGGGCGGCTCATTACAAGGGACCCGACTACTATGAATATCCGGTCACCCACATCTTCGTCGGAGGCCCCAATGCAGCGAAATTTGCCCATAATGTCGATGTGGCCACCGTTTTGGAGAAGAACGCCAAGAAGAAAGGTGTAGATTTTTATTACAAGACTCCGGCAGAACAGCTGATCAGGCCGGATAACGGTCGCGTTGGAGGAGTCATTGCCAAGAACGAAAAGGGAGAGTACATCCGCTTTGAGGCGAAGAAGGCCGTTATTCTGTGCGCCGGGGATTATTCCGGGGACAAGGAGATGCTGGAGTACTACTCCCCGATGGCGCTGCGGGCGGATGCCTATGTCTATACCCCTGTTGGGGTAAACACCGGAGACGGGCACAAAATGGGGATGTGGATAGGTGCCGCTATGCAGCAGGATTATCCTCATCCGGCTATGATCCACACTCAGGCGGGTGCCTGGAGTTACTGCTTCCTTCACGTCAACAAGCACGGCTACCGCTACGAAAATGAGGATAAAACGGCTCAGGCCGTATGCATGTCCAAAATGATGCAGCCGGATAACATCGGTTGGGCGGTATATGACAGCAAGTTCCTGGATCTGCTTCCCGAGACGATAAAAATAGGCGGCGGGATGTTCTGGGATCAGGTCAACCGTACCTGGGGTAAGCCCTTTAATAAAGAAGCCGAACGGGCGATGCTGGAAAGGCACATTAAGCAGGGGCTGGTGGTTACGGCAGACACCATCGAAGAACTGGCACAGAAGATGAAGGTGCCATCTGAAAACCTGAAGGCTACGGTGGAGAGGTACAATCAGCTGGCGGTCATGAAAGACGATGTCGATTTTGGCAAGAGATCTGAGTTGCTCTTCCCGATCGATAAGCCGCCGTTCTACGCCGGGCTGATGAAGAGCGCTCTTCTTGTGGTGGTAGGCGGCTTGTGCGTCAATGCCAAGATGCAGGTGCTCGACAAGAAGGGGAATGTCATTCCCGGGCTCTACGCTGCGGGGAACAACGCCGGCAGTTTCTTTGCTCAGGATTATCCCACCATCTTCCCAGGCCACAGCCATGGAAGATGCATTACCTTCGGTCGCCTTGCCGGACAGTACGCTGCAGCGGAAAGGGTTTAG
- a CDS encoding FAD-dependent oxidoreductase, with amino-acid sequence MEKENKKGISRRTFIKSMAVGAAGVAAAGALAGCGEKEPSTSGGAKAEKEARYSFEVPPEPIPAKNIKKTLEADVVVVGAGLSGLSAAVRAREKGAKVIVIEKGSSWTGRGGHFGVAESRVMKKMGIVNDKKEIARAWIAQCGNRANEELVWLFLNRSGEAMDWLLDKAEAANLTVGILDAYYKGPTYREYPGTHMFLGGPMMKEGKEPGQDVSLLLYNEAKRLGVEFYFKTPGEQLVKEGNRVVGVIAKAEDGYYRFNASKGVVLATGDIGGDKEMCEALAPLALKANGSQYYPVGQNTGDGHKMGLWVGGTFEDPPFAAVIHPQAFSWLSYFFLFVNQQGKRFMNEDTWVQAKSLGAMRQPGKGPWAFVIFDSKWPEEVAASLPIGGGMFWDSMGRLVGQKWTPDADRKTIEGYIEGGKIGWMADTIEELAGKIGVPAENLKATVERYNELARAKNDVDFGKRSELLTTIEKPPYYALKFGGALLVVTGGLNVDVKLRVLDKDHNPIPGLYAVGNVSGGLYGVDYPTTIPGNSHGRALTWGYLVGSTVMEG; translated from the coding sequence ATGGAAAAGGAGAACAAAAAGGGGATTTCGAGGAGGACTTTCATCAAGAGCATGGCTGTTGGCGCTGCTGGCGTAGCTGCGGCCGGAGCCTTGGCTGGGTGCGGAGAGAAAGAGCCTTCAACTTCCGGCGGTGCGAAAGCCGAAAAGGAGGCCAGATACAGCTTTGAAGTTCCGCCGGAACCGATTCCGGCAAAGAACATCAAAAAGACTTTAGAGGCCGATGTCGTTGTTGTCGGTGCCGGACTGTCCGGTCTGTCGGCCGCCGTCCGCGCCAGGGAAAAGGGGGCGAAAGTCATCGTAATCGAGAAGGGCTCGAGCTGGACCGGTCGCGGCGGCCATTTCGGGGTCGCTGAATCCCGGGTTATGAAAAAGATGGGGATCGTCAATGACAAAAAAGAGATCGCCAGGGCTTGGATCGCCCAGTGCGGCAACAGGGCCAACGAAGAGCTGGTCTGGCTTTTTCTCAACAGGAGCGGCGAAGCCATGGACTGGCTGCTTGACAAAGCCGAGGCGGCGAATCTGACAGTAGGTATTCTGGACGCCTATTACAAAGGGCCGACGTATAGGGAATACCCCGGTACCCATATGTTCCTCGGCGGGCCGATGATGAAAGAAGGCAAAGAGCCGGGGCAGGACGTCAGCCTGCTCCTCTACAATGAAGCCAAGAGGCTAGGTGTTGAGTTCTACTTCAAGACACCCGGTGAGCAGCTGGTGAAAGAAGGCAATCGGGTGGTAGGAGTTATTGCCAAAGCTGAGGACGGCTACTACCGTTTCAACGCCTCTAAGGGGGTAGTCCTGGCAACCGGAGATATCGGTGGCGACAAGGAGATGTGTGAGGCTCTTGCGCCATTGGCCCTCAAGGCCAACGGATCTCAGTATTACCCGGTCGGACAAAACACGGGGGACGGGCACAAAATGGGTCTCTGGGTAGGCGGCACCTTTGAGGACCCGCCATTCGCAGCCGTGATCCATCCTCAGGCGTTCTCCTGGCTGAGCTATTTCTTCCTCTTTGTGAACCAGCAGGGGAAGCGCTTTATGAACGAAGATACCTGGGTGCAGGCCAAGTCGCTGGGTGCCATGAGGCAGCCGGGAAAAGGCCCGTGGGCATTCGTCATCTTCGATTCCAAGTGGCCGGAAGAGGTTGCGGCGAGTCTCCCGATAGGGGGCGGCATGTTCTGGGATTCCATGGGCCGGCTCGTCGGCCAGAAGTGGACACCGGATGCCGACCGCAAGACCATTGAGGGCTATATCGAAGGGGGCAAGATCGGCTGGATGGCCGATACTATTGAGGAGCTTGCCGGGAAGATCGGGGTTCCTGCTGAGAATCTCAAAGCCACCGTGGAGCGCTACAATGAGCTTGCCAGAGCTAAAAACGACGTCGACTTCGGCAAGCGCTCCGAGCTGTTGACGACGATCGAAAAGCCGCCTTATTATGCCCTCAAATTCGGAGGCGCCCTCCTGGTGGTTACGGGAGGCCTGAACGTGGACGTCAAGTTGCGGGTCCTAGATAAAGATCATAACCCGATTCCCGGGCTTTACGCAGTCGGCAACGTTTCAGGTGGTCTATACGGTGTAGACTATCCGACCACGATCCCCGGCAACAGCCATGGGAGAGCGCTCACCTGGGGTTATTTGGTCGGATCTACGGTGATGGAAGGGTAA
- a CDS encoding cytochrome c3 family protein, with product MEVKNSESQAKKRAFLTPKRILIVVGVVLALGVVGAIALNQLSKNPAFCGTCHIIKPYYESWKNSNLLANKHAAQGVECLDCHHKSYLEKAQEGINYITGNYSEPLEKLTFTREQCLECHEEDYEQAVAATEFEESNPHDSHMGEIECTQCHQMHDKSKVMCSQCHTFSWFEELDDSWEIES from the coding sequence GTGGAAGTGAAAAATAGCGAAAGTCAGGCAAAGAAAAGAGCATTTCTAACGCCGAAAAGGATCCTGATAGTTGTTGGTGTAGTGCTGGCTTTGGGTGTGGTCGGAGCGATCGCCTTGAATCAGCTCAGCAAAAACCCGGCATTTTGCGGCACCTGCCATATCATCAAGCCGTACTATGAGAGCTGGAAGAACAGCAACCTGCTCGCCAACAAACACGCCGCTCAGGGTGTCGAGTGTCTGGACTGCCACCACAAGAGCTATCTGGAAAAAGCCCAGGAGGGCATCAACTACATAACGGGCAACTACTCGGAGCCGCTGGAGAAGTTGACGTTCACGAGGGAGCAGTGCCTGGAGTGCCACGAAGAGGATTATGAGCAGGCGGTGGCTGCCACCGAATTTGAGGAATCAAACCCTCACGATTCTCACATGGGCGAGATAGAGTGCACCCAGTGCCATCAGATGCACGACAAATCCAAGGTGATGTGCTCCCAGTGCCACACCTTTAGCTGGTTCGAAGAACTCGATGACAGCTGGGAGATTGAAAGCTGA
- a CDS encoding FecCD family ABC transporter permease — protein sequence MQPVLLCRIMRLKTTTVWWNYLLLFITLLALIFISLLLGRYPITPEQIVGILKAELFFSDRAVPDTVSTVFMEIRLPRIIAALLIGAALSVSGAVYQGTFKNPMVSPDILGASAGAGFGAALAILCSWGMKGIHIASFVCGLLAVFLTYFISTRIKSGDSSLILVLTGIFVGTVFSSLISLFKAVADPYNKLPAITYWLMGSLVSIKWSSIKLMILPVLTSSIVLYLVRWHLNIISFGDEEAQALGVDTGKLRIIVILCATLLTTSAVSVSGMIGWVGLVIPHLARALIGPDYQNLLPVSILVGGSFLLLVDTMARSLLPMEIPLGILTSLIGAPFFLYLLTKTRKGWR from the coding sequence ATGCAACCTGTCCTTTTGTGCAGAATAATGCGGCTCAAGACGACAACCGTCTGGTGGAATTATTTGCTGCTGTTCATAACGCTGCTGGCACTGATATTTATTTCACTGCTTTTAGGAAGATATCCGATTACACCCGAACAGATCGTAGGGATTCTGAAAGCCGAACTGTTTTTTAGCGATCGGGCTGTACCTGATACGGTGAGCACCGTCTTTATGGAGATACGCCTGCCGCGGATTATAGCTGCCCTGCTGATTGGAGCGGCATTATCCGTTTCGGGAGCTGTCTACCAGGGGACCTTTAAGAACCCGATGGTATCCCCGGACATACTGGGGGCGTCGGCGGGAGCGGGTTTTGGGGCTGCCCTGGCGATCCTTTGCTCATGGGGCATGAAAGGAATTCACATTGCCTCCTTCGTCTGCGGACTGCTGGCCGTATTCCTGACCTATTTTATAAGCACCCGGATCAAGAGCGGGGATTCGAGTCTGATACTGGTGCTCACAGGAATTTTTGTGGGGACGGTTTTCTCCTCCCTGATCTCCTTGTTCAAAGCCGTAGCCGACCCCTACAATAAGCTCCCTGCAATCACATACTGGCTGATGGGAAGCCTGGTATCGATAAAGTGGAGCAGCATAAAACTGATGATCTTACCCGTACTCACAAGCTCCATAGTGCTGTACCTGGTCCGCTGGCACTTAAACATAATCTCTTTTGGGGACGAAGAGGCACAGGCGCTGGGAGTGGACACGGGCAAGTTAAGGATAATCGTTATCCTGTGCGCCACCCTGTTAACCACCTCGGCGGTTTCGGTCAGCGGGATGATCGGCTGGGTGGGACTGGTCATACCCCATCTGGCCAGAGCCCTTATAGGGCCGGACTACCAGAACCTGTTGCCGGTCTCAATCTTAGTAGGGGGCTCCTTTCTCCTGCTGGTGGACACCATGGCTCGCTCCTTACTGCCGATGGAAATACCCTTGGGCATCTTAACCTCATTAATAGGAGCGCCATTTTTCCTATACCTATTAACAAAAACAAGGAAGGGTTGGAGATGA
- a CDS encoding ABC transporter ATP-binding protein: MKLKLQDLAFAYEKNNEVLRGVTLEVESGEVLCLLGPNGAGKTTLFKSILGLLKPSKGKVLIDGKDVRDYPRKELAHYLGYVPQNHIPPFPFRVLEVVLMGRTAHINNFAVPSTVDVEIAREAMRRLNIGHLENRNYAEISGGERQLVLIARALAQKPGILVLDEPTSNLDFGNQLRILRHIKRLAESGLTVVMSSHFPEHAFYCGSKVAVMQKGRIIHVGRPEEVITGQNLKEIYGVEVEVAEIERKGINYRVCIPSVV, encoded by the coding sequence ATGAAACTAAAACTGCAGGACCTTGCCTTTGCGTATGAAAAGAACAACGAAGTGCTGCGCGGCGTGACCCTGGAAGTAGAATCAGGAGAAGTCCTCTGTCTGTTAGGTCCAAACGGAGCCGGGAAGACGACCCTCTTTAAAAGCATCTTGGGCTTACTGAAGCCGTCGAAGGGGAAAGTACTCATTGACGGCAAAGACGTTCGCGATTACCCCCGAAAAGAACTGGCGCATTACCTGGGCTATGTACCGCAGAACCACATACCGCCGTTCCCCTTCCGGGTGCTCGAAGTGGTACTCATGGGGAGGACGGCCCACATCAACAACTTTGCCGTGCCTTCGACCGTAGACGTCGAAATCGCCCGGGAAGCCATGAGGCGCTTGAACATCGGCCACCTGGAAAACAGAAACTACGCTGAAATAAGCGGAGGCGAGAGGCAGTTGGTCCTGATTGCCCGTGCTTTGGCCCAAAAGCCGGGGATTCTGGTTTTGGACGAACCCACATCCAACCTGGATTTCGGAAATCAGCTGCGCATCCTAAGACACATCAAAAGATTGGCCGAAAGCGGACTGACCGTAGTGATGTCCTCCCACTTTCCCGAACACGCCTTCTATTGCGGCAGCAAAGTGGCGGTAATGCAAAAGGGGCGGATTATCCATGTGGGCAGGCCGGAGGAGGTGATCACCGGACAAAATCTAAAGGAAATTTACGGAGTCGAGGTTGAGGTTGCCGAAATAGAAAGGAAAGGGATCAACTACCGGGTATGCATTCCTTCGGTTGTCTAA
- a CDS encoding ABC transporter substrate-binding protein: MMKKIIAVLCCLVIILSAAGCGEKTGNGNSSAGSEENVSVVDMAGRTVTVPKKINKVFSTSAAGAIFIYSLAPEKLAGWNNELREVEKKYILPEYRELPVLGTWKGTNFTGSIEELMKVAPDVIISMGDVSPKYTADAEEIEKRLGIPVIMVDGSLKNLDQAYEFVGKLLGEESRAQKLAEYCSHTYAEIDRWLQKLPENERVRLYYAEGPTGLETDIKGTVNSEAIDLAGAVNVATSGLDENVRRIQVSIEQILTWDPEVIIISTDADAKHEVYNTILTSGEWKGVRAVQNQKVYEIPCEPYDWISRPPSIFRILGVKWLANLLYPDLYEVDLIEETKQFYKEFFHYELTDQEAAKLLNPVV; this comes from the coding sequence ATGATGAAAAAGATAATTGCCGTTCTTTGCTGTCTGGTTATTATCTTATCGGCCGCAGGATGCGGTGAAAAGACAGGAAACGGGAACAGCAGTGCCGGCAGCGAGGAAAATGTCAGTGTGGTTGACATGGCCGGGCGAACGGTAACTGTTCCCAAGAAAATAAACAAGGTGTTTTCGACTTCTGCAGCCGGCGCTATTTTTATCTATTCTCTGGCACCGGAGAAGCTGGCAGGATGGAATAACGAACTGCGTGAGGTCGAAAAAAAGTACATCCTTCCTGAGTACCGGGAGCTGCCGGTGTTAGGGACGTGGAAAGGAACCAATTTTACCGGGAGCATAGAGGAACTGATGAAGGTTGCCCCTGATGTCATCATCAGTATGGGCGATGTGAGCCCCAAGTATACAGCAGATGCTGAAGAAATAGAAAAACGCTTGGGGATACCGGTAATAATGGTTGACGGGAGCCTCAAGAACCTGGATCAAGCGTACGAATTTGTAGGAAAACTGCTGGGTGAAGAAAGCAGGGCTCAAAAGCTGGCGGAATACTGCAGCCACACCTATGCGGAAATCGATCGCTGGCTTCAAAAGCTGCCCGAAAACGAACGCGTGCGCCTCTATTATGCCGAAGGGCCGACCGGATTGGAGACCGACATCAAAGGGACGGTCAATTCAGAGGCCATTGACCTCGCCGGAGCGGTTAACGTGGCTACTTCCGGCTTAGATGAAAACGTCCGCCGGATCCAGGTTTCTATCGAACAAATATTGACGTGGGATCCAGAAGTGATCATCATCAGCACCGATGCCGATGCCAAGCACGAAGTTTATAATACCATTCTCACGAGCGGCGAATGGAAAGGTGTCAGGGCGGTGCAAAACCAAAAGGTCTACGAAATTCCCTGCGAACCCTACGACTGGATCAGCCGGCCTCCCTCAATATTTAGAATACTCGGCGTGAAGTGGCTGGCGAACCTCTTGTACCCTGATCTGTACGAAGTAGACCTGATCGAAGAAACCAAACAATTCTATAAGGAGTTTTTCCATTATGAACTGACCGACCAAGAGGCGGCAAAACTGCTGAATCCGGTTGTTTAG
- a CDS encoding nucleotide kinase, with amino-acid sequence MKNVFLTGERKIGKSTIIKKALEAFKGSLGGFKTAPCFLGDGSKRYTIEGLNPIFRGEARWICVDNGEGRMIGLAGTFEDYGVRILKHSLKERPDLVIMDELGLFESEAINFQEHVFDLLGSPLPVLGVLKAASSSFLNEIRNRRDVIILPVTGENRDLLAEKVAGWLQDL; translated from the coding sequence ATGAAAAATGTGTTTTTGACCGGAGAGAGGAAAATCGGCAAGAGCACCATCATCAAGAAAGCGCTGGAGGCCTTTAAGGGATCTCTGGGTGGGTTCAAAACAGCACCCTGCTTCCTGGGAGACGGGTCAAAAAGGTATACCATTGAAGGCTTGAACCCGATTTTCCGGGGAGAAGCCCGGTGGATCTGCGTTGATAACGGTGAAGGCAGAATGATCGGCCTGGCCGGGACTTTTGAAGATTATGGTGTTCGCATCCTAAAGCACAGCCTGAAAGAAAGGCCTGACCTGGTCATCATGGACGAACTCGGCTTGTTTGAATCGGAAGCCATTAATTTCCAAGAGCATGTTTTCGACCTGCTGGGATCGCCGCTTCCTGTGCTGGGAGTGCTCAAAGCCGCAAGCAGCTCCTTCCTGAACGAAATCAGAAACAGGCGGGATGTGATCATTCTTCCTGTCACCGGGGAAAATCGTGACCTACTGGCCGAGAAAGTGGCGGGGTGGCTGCAGGACTTATAA
- a CDS encoding radical SAM protein — MLASDIRRIVDRARAGKQLGPDEIGELFSVPLVSEEAYYIQYVGREMSREASGGKAEIHAQIGIDNQACPNNCEFCSFAACNGVFKKPSIASLEEILERARDFEKNGANAILLMTTVAFPFEDFIVIAREVKRHLQEDTVLIANLPDFGYQEAMALKDAGVNGIYHAVRLGEGEVTRIEPAKRLNTIKAAKQAGLKVCTCLEPVGPEHTIEELVEKTLICRDIEPVFSGAGRRISVPGSRLERFGMVSEARMALYVAVVRLAMGYGAPLNCTHEPNVPAAIAGADIIWAEAGTNPRDTDQKTEKSRGFNVQRCRQIFKEAEWEVYEGPSQYFL; from the coding sequence TTGTTAGCAAGCGATATCAGGCGAATCGTGGATAGGGCAAGGGCAGGAAAGCAGCTTGGTCCCGATGAAATCGGAGAATTGTTTTCTGTCCCCCTGGTTTCAGAGGAAGCGTATTATATACAGTATGTCGGTCGTGAAATGAGCCGGGAGGCTTCCGGCGGTAAGGCGGAAATCCACGCCCAGATCGGCATAGATAATCAGGCCTGTCCGAATAACTGTGAGTTTTGCTCATTTGCCGCCTGTAACGGCGTTTTTAAAAAGCCCAGCATTGCCTCCCTGGAAGAAATACTGGAAAGGGCACGGGATTTTGAAAAAAACGGAGCCAATGCCATCCTCTTGATGACTACCGTTGCCTTTCCCTTTGAAGACTTTATAGTAATAGCCAGGGAAGTAAAAAGACACCTTCAGGAGGACACCGTTCTTATAGCTAACCTGCCGGATTTTGGCTATCAGGAGGCCATGGCCCTTAAAGATGCCGGTGTCAATGGGATCTACCATGCGGTCAGACTGGGGGAAGGAGAAGTCACCCGGATTGAGCCGGCGAAAAGATTGAATACGATCAAGGCGGCAAAGCAGGCTGGTCTTAAGGTATGTACCTGTCTGGAGCCTGTTGGCCCGGAGCATACGATTGAAGAGCTGGTGGAAAAAACCTTGATCTGCAGGGATATTGAGCCTGTATTTTCCGGGGCGGGCCGGCGTATAAGTGTCCCCGGCTCCAGGCTGGAGCGCTTCGGAATGGTGAGTGAGGCGCGGATGGCGCTGTATGTTGCCGTGGTGCGGCTGGCGATGGGTTACGGTGCCCCCTTGAACTGTACGCATGAGCCCAATGTGCCCGCTGCCATCGCCGGAGCCGATATCATCTGGGCTGAAGCCGGGACCAACCCCCGCGATACGGACCAGAAGACAGAAAAGAGCAGGGGATTTAACGTCCAGAGGTGCCGCCAGATTTTTAAAGAGGCGGAATGGGAAGTGTATGAAGGGCCCTCACAGTATTTCCTATAA
- a CDS encoding molybdopterin-containing oxidoreductase family protein: MACNLCHKSCGMLACLENGAIVEIADDPDYPFNKGAQCSKGASALEELDHPNRINYPLKRVGERGSGEFTRVSWEEALDDIAGKLERLKKEYGAEAISTIGGTNRTDDFARRRFFNLLGSPNVAHTVPACWIPNFLIEAASYGWGACDNNVAGGARCAVIWGYNPGATYVNEMEKILRARETFGTKIIVIDPRFSETAAKADLWLPIRPNSDNALALAWLNVIINEGLYDAEFVSEWTVGFGELAERVEEYTPEWAAEKTGVSAELIAEAARMYATSKPACLMWGVATDQLGRGSTAGAQARVALRAICGNLDVPGGDVMPGPHPTFITDWEMELNEKLPEEQRAKQLGSDRFKLNSWPGYRLISENLERVWGKSIPAEWFCEANPPVLFRAMATGEPYPVKAAIVLADNPLVSYANTKLVYQALKSLELLVVMEYWMTPTAVLADYVLPAASWLERPVLTTTYGVSDWLIASERAIEPLYERKTDYELWRELGLRLGQGEYWPWEREEEVFKHRLEKLGYEIESYEEFVHNYRYDFAPREYRKYLERGFATPSGKVELKNSILEKLGYDPLPHYVEPPFSPEARPELAEDYPLVLITGGSFQGGKKRNEKKALPEEPTVAINPQLAKALAAQEGDWIWIETPVGKVRQRVMITDAVAPGVIQAPRGRWFSERKADADDIARIFEFNINVCLDDDPDTCDEACGSWCTRGVLCRAEKVNKEE, encoded by the coding sequence GTGGCTTGCAACTTATGCCACAAGAGCTGCGGAATGCTCGCCTGCTTGGAGAACGGCGCAATCGTGGAGATCGCCGACGATCCCGACTACCCTTTTAATAAAGGAGCGCAGTGCTCAAAAGGAGCTTCGGCCCTGGAAGAATTAGACCACCCGAACCGCATCAACTACCCCTTGAAAAGGGTAGGGGAGAGGGGCTCGGGTGAATTCACAAGGGTGAGCTGGGAAGAAGCCCTTGACGATATCGCCGGGAAGCTGGAGCGGCTCAAGAAGGAGTACGGTGCCGAAGCGATATCGACGATAGGTGGAACCAACCGGACCGATGACTTTGCCAGGAGGCGCTTCTTCAACCTGCTGGGCAGCCCCAACGTTGCCCATACTGTTCCGGCCTGCTGGATACCCAATTTCCTGATCGAAGCGGCGTCCTACGGTTGGGGCGCCTGTGACAATAATGTTGCGGGGGGAGCCAGGTGCGCCGTCATCTGGGGTTACAATCCGGGAGCCACCTATGTCAATGAGATGGAAAAAATCCTCCGGGCCAGGGAGACCTTCGGCACCAAGATCATCGTTATTGATCCTCGCTTCAGCGAGACTGCGGCGAAAGCGGATTTATGGTTACCGATCAGGCCGAACAGCGACAACGCCTTAGCGTTGGCGTGGCTCAACGTTATCATCAACGAAGGTCTGTACGATGCGGAATTCGTGAGCGAATGGACGGTAGGCTTTGGGGAGCTGGCGGAGCGGGTAGAGGAATACACTCCGGAATGGGCAGCGGAGAAGACGGGGGTATCGGCGGAACTGATAGCGGAAGCGGCGAGGATGTACGCCACATCGAAGCCGGCCTGTCTCATGTGGGGAGTAGCCACCGACCAGCTGGGTAGGGGGAGCACGGCTGGGGCGCAGGCGAGGGTAGCGCTGCGGGCGATCTGCGGCAACCTGGACGTACCGGGAGGGGACGTCATGCCGGGGCCGCACCCCACCTTCATCACCGACTGGGAAATGGAACTCAACGAAAAGCTGCCGGAAGAACAGAGGGCGAAGCAGTTGGGGTCGGACCGGTTCAAACTCAACAGCTGGCCGGGGTACCGGCTGATCAGCGAGAACCTGGAGCGGGTGTGGGGGAAGAGCATACCGGCCGAATGGTTCTGCGAAGCGAATCCTCCGGTACTGTTTCGGGCGATGGCGACGGGGGAACCGTATCCGGTCAAAGCGGCGATAGTTTTGGCGGACAACCCGTTGGTATCCTACGCCAACACGAAATTAGTCTATCAAGCCTTAAAGAGCTTAGAGCTGCTGGTAGTCATGGAATACTGGATGACGCCGACGGCGGTGCTGGCGGACTACGTCCTGCCTGCGGCCTCCTGGCTGGAGAGGCCGGTGCTGACGACCACCTACGGGGTATCGGACTGGCTGATAGCGTCGGAGCGGGCGATTGAACCCTTATACGAACGGAAAACGGACTACGAACTCTGGAGGGAACTTGGGCTGCGGCTGGGGCAGGGGGAATACTGGCCGTGGGAGAGGGAGGAAGAAGTCTTCAAGCACCGGCTGGAGAAGCTGGGCTATGAAATTGAGAGCTACGAAGAATTCGTTCACAACTACCGGTACGACTTTGCGCCCAGGGAATACAGGAAGTATCTGGAGCGGGGTTTTGCGACGCCGTCGGGGAAGGTGGAGCTGAAGAACTCCATACTGGAGAAGCTGGGATACGACCCGCTGCCGCACTATGTGGAGCCGCCGTTCAGTCCCGAAGCCAGGCCGGAGCTGGCCGAAGACTACCCGCTCGTCTTAATCACCGGCGGCAGCTTTCAGGGCGGCAAAAAGAGAAATGAAAAAAAGGCATTGCCGGAGGAGCCGACGGTCGCCATTAATCCGCAGCTGGCAAAGGCGCTGGCCGCGCAGGAGGGTGACTGGATCTGGATTGAAACGCCCGTCGGAAAGGTCAGGCAAAGGGTTATGATCACCGATGCCGTAGCGCCGGGTGTAATTCAGGCACCAAGGGGGCGGTGGTTTTCTGAAAGAAAGGCGGATGCGGACGACATAGCCAGGATCTTTGAGTTCAACATCAACGTCTGTCTGGATGACGACCCCGATACCTGCGACGAGGCCTGCGGCAGCTGGTGTACGCGCGGGGTCCTCTGCCGGGCCGAGAAGGTTAATAAAGAGGAGTAG